The Thermodesulfobacteriota bacterium nucleotide sequence CCGTTTGAAATCGATGATCCGGTACATCCTCTTGTGACCGCCGCCCCGGTGCCAGGCCGTGATCCTCCCGTAACAGTTCCTCCCCCCGGTCTTCCTCAGGGGTCGGAGGAGGCTCTTCTCGGGCGTGGTGGTGGTGATCTCCTCAAAGGTGGAGACGGTTTGAAACCGCCTTCCCGGAGAGGTGGGTCTGTATTTTTTAATGCCCATCGTTGCACTCCCTGTTCACGGACCCCGATCTCACGATCAGGCTCCTTCGAAGAATTCGATCCGATCGCCCTCCCTCAGGGTGACGATGGCCTTCTTCCAGTCTGGCCTCTTCCCGTATTTCCTTCCCAGCCGTTTCACTTTGCCCAGGACGTTGAGGGTACGGACTTTGTCCACCTTCACTTTGAAGAGGTGTTCCACGGCCTCCTTGATCTCGATCTTGTTCGCATGCCGATCGACCTCAAAGGCATATTGTCGAGCCTCCTCCTTTTGGAAGGTGCTCTTCTCCGTGATCAACGGCCTGAGGATGATCTTTTGAGGTTCTTTCATGATGCAAACACCCCTTCTATCTTTTCGAGGGCCGGGGCCAATAAGATCAGGTGATCGTGCCTCAACAGGTCGTAGACGTTGAGGTTCTCCCAACGGATGACCTCGACCTTAGGGATATTTCGAGCCGATCGCTCCAAGAAGACGTGGGGCCCGTCCGTGACGATCAGGGCGTCGTTGACCTGAAACCTTCGAAGCATCTCGGCGACCACCCGGGTCTTGAACGTCTTCGAGGGGAATTCCTCGAGGAGGATCAATTTCCCTTCCTGCCGTTTCAAGCTCAGGGCGGAGAGGAGCGCGGCACGTCTCATCTTTTTGGGAAGGGAGAGGGTGTAATCCCTCGGCATGGGCCCGAAGATGGTCCCTCCTCCCCTCCAGAGCGGTGAGCGACGGCTCCCTGCGCGAGCCCTGCCCGTCCCCTTCTGTCGATAGGGTTTGGCCCCTCCTCCCCGAACGAGGGCTTTGTTTTTGGTGGCCGCGGTCCCCTTCCGCTTGGCCGCCAACAGAGCCCGGACCGAATCGTGCAGGAGGGTGGGGTGGATTTTGGCCCCGAAGATTCGATCGTCGAGCTCGACTTCCCTGAGCTTCTGCTGGTTGATGTCATAGACGGCGCATGTGCTCATGTCATCCCCTTCATCACGTGGAGGCCTCGGCCGCCTTCTTCTCCTTCGCCTTGGTGGCCGTTCGGATGAGAAGCCATCCATTGCGGCATCCTGGAACGCTTC carries:
- a CDS encoding 50S ribosomal protein L23, whose product is MKEPQKIILRPLITEKSTFQKEEARQYAFEVDRHANKIEIKEAVEHLFKVKVDKVRTLNVLGKVKRLGRKYGKRPDWKKAIVTLREGDRIEFFEGA
- the rplD gene encoding 50S ribosomal protein L4, giving the protein MSTCAVYDINQQKLREVELDDRIFGAKIHPTLLHDSVRALLAAKRKGTAATKNKALVRGGGAKPYRQKGTGRARAGSRRSPLWRGGGTIFGPMPRDYTLSLPKKMRRAALLSALSLKRQEGKLILLEEFPSKTFKTRVVAEMLRRFQVNDALIVTDGPHVFLERSARNIPKVEVIRWENLNVYDLLRHDHLILLAPALEKIEGVFAS